atccaTGTACATAAAGGACTTAAAGTTGGagtattttcatatatttttatattataatctGCACCTTTTCctactttatttattccatATGTTCTGGGAACTTCATTACTTTTTGTTCCCTTGTTAATATCCCAAAGACATATGCTTCCATCGGAAGCACATGAAGCTAACAGTAAATTActtgtatttatttcaccaaaattttcatcatttgtGTTTTCGGTATCGTTTTCATTATCTTTTATGTTATTCTTTGTATTCTTACTATCcccaatattattatcatatattttatttatattccaACATAAACCACTACCTTCACTTCCATGCCCttttaatatcatttgTGGGTAGCAGGTAGCTATATCGGAAGGGAAAGAAGGATGCTTTGTataatcaaataataatatatttccattataAGTTTGtgtaacaataaaaaaagaattatttgGTAAATGGGTTGCTCTTATAACTTCTCCTGgatgtaataattttgcTTTAATTTCAAAAGACGGTAATGGATGacctctttttttttttttattatttataaagccagtataattttcatattgtAATACATCTTCTTTAGCTGAATATAATGGAGATTTTGTTTCacctatatatacatattccGAATCTTGATTGGATGTGTGTGTAcctaataatattttattagtaAAATATCCGGTTTTTGatttaaaagaattttCAACCCCTATAAATTCAACAGTTAATGAAGGCCAATCTAATTTATGCTTTAAAAGGGaactatataaaaatggggTATTCCTTCtccatattatatacttttcATGTGTTATATCAACTTTGGTATTTTCATTGGCTTCATTTTCTTCGGGATATTTAGGTTCGTATGTATTACTTATATCataacttttatttttttcagctATTACATCcgtcattttttttttctaaaaatatgtacacacacatatatatcttttgTGTGCCATTTAAACATACATAAAGAAGTGTAACCTTTTTATCCTTTCCTTGTTACTTTGTGAAAATATTCGTGTGtatgtgcatattattattgtgtAATCATGTATTTCATATGAATTTTCTTACTTgtaaatgaagaaaataaaaaaaatgaacaaaatatagccactttttaataaactTTCAAAATAGAAAAACTGAGATAAACGAAATTAATTTGTATTCTTAAATATGACTTATATACATGTGCTAGGTATGACATTCATATTCtaaagcatatatatgccatttgaaaaattatgattttttttaattacccccaaaataaaaatgtgttaaaaaaattctcttatttttttttatttatacttaaTACTAAACGAGGAAAATACAAAGTCCcgggaaaaaaaaattaataagaaatattttactactatgcataaataataaatcgtTTTAGATCCTCAtaattcgtttttttttgcatattttacattttattgATTATTTTGCGGGATATTCgcgattttttttatatttgaattttttgcttattctcatacaatatatatttttttctttatgtttcttatttttatttgtgcTACACAGAAATATATGTCCAGCCTCTTATTATATTGTAATTTGGTGAATCAGTGCAAATATCatggatatattaaatataataatgcttcgcaatataataaaatacagtgattttattttgaatttatGGGATTAGTCTCATTTTGTGTAAATACTTttgattatatttacacatGACCATTTAGAAAGTATAgcaaatcaaaaaaaaaattaaaaaaatataaaaggaaTTTGCATTCTTTGTATATTTGTCTATGGTTTATTTGACACTTAAAAGAGGTATTCATAAAGCTTTGGAAATAAtgagaaaatattatcatacTTTGTTGAAAATACCTTCTCTTCAAATATCCACAaaaggtatatatatgcatataaactCCAAGCTTATAGTGGAATCCAAATTAAGCATATACTATACGCTTCCACACggttataaataaaaatgtatgaacgaaaaaaataatgtaaaacatcataaatatgcatattatttcatcttaatccatttaatatattttttgtaattcaATTTtaggaaaaatattaacaatttttcaattaaaaacttaataatatatcacatatatttacataaatagTGACAATAAAATTGAGACATTCTTGAATTCTACAATAAAtgcaattttaaataaatcacCATTACAATTCATATATgtctttttataataaaatgtgtatatatacatattatccaaaattaatttgttttttttattaaaatagcataatattatactaTGCAACCATACATTCCCAAAATGGGAATATGGACATGCCTATCTCAAGTAGTaggtaaataaattttacataaatatttcctaattattatgaactcaaaaatatatttaattttttaattaaaaatgaattgacaaaatatgtatatagctatataattaattgaacatatatttgtatacacacacatttgatattttcttgggttttcttttatataatatatggaaTATAAGCATGTTTGCTTTGTAagtaatacaaaataaggaaaatctatttctttatttatatatataggacaaaaaattaatatcaataaaataaaggaaCATAATTTCAGATCAAATGTTCTacacaaatatatgtatctTCTCTTGTACGTATGTACAACATTATTCTCTTAATTCTAgcgataaaaaaaaaaaaaaaaaaaaaaaaaaaacatattgcAATTTCTAGCTAAATATCcaaatacaatattttaaattaaatgagaaaacaattttatattagttCAAAGAATATgctatatatgtatgttttattatttccattttgttaactatatttttaactgTATTTTGACTGTATTTTTCTGTTTAACTTGCTACTTATTCTTTGTATACTTTGGTGGCAGTTGTAATGtgtgtaataattttttacaacgTATttagcttttttttttttttttttttattaattttatgtataatattttaaaaaatgaaaatagcTAACTgcaaaaatgcatataaaattgttacaTTGTGTTAGgcatacatatgcatatgctatatatattatatatgaatattttttaattttttttatatgcagATCTAAGTCTTCAATTTCATACCAAGTTTGCTACACATGTTTaagtatttaaaatttttcttatatcaTACATTTTACTCGActagtaaaaaatatataatatatattgcacACTATGTATGTTCTATTTTCCAATCGTCTTATGgtgtataaattatatgaaaaaaaaatatgattttatataaatttttaattacaaaaagatacttaatatataagtaaACTATAAATtcaaagaaaaaatgaaagatgaaaaatatttatattttggtattatataaatataggcTATTCATATACAACAATATGTaaccataaaaaataaaatagaaattTGACAGTGGATAGcgtgcatatatatgctaaaaaaaagacacaCATACATATGTAATACTACTTCATTGTCTAATATTTGCTTTcccataaataataaatattatacagTACACATTTATCGaaatttgcatatatttttcgaaATATCCTATTGCACCGTTATCCtgctttttaatattatacacAAAATAAGAAACTGCAAAGAGTATCACTCGATACGAACCACCAAATCGATGACCATCaaattgataataaatatatatgcttacatgcctttaaaaattttttgtatacttATAAACAgatcaaaataatgaacGATCAAAAAGATGAAGGCAATATGCTGGATTATTCAAATAGCCCCAAAGAAGGATGGAGCCTTTTtcatgaaaaaataattgagTCTACACGTGGAAGTAttaaatatgatgaaaCACAATTAATTGACAGTTCTATTATCGATTTAAACAGTTCAAACAGATTTAGTTTTACTTTATCTTCTACTGGAATAGTATCTCCAGAAGAGTCCGAAGTTGCTAAGgtataaatcaaaaaaaaaaaaattaaaacattttccTTCCCATTTACTACAATTTCTAAATTAAGCTATCTTGTGCATGCACAAACAACTATGAAGCAcagattttttatattcataaaaacttatttatagaaattattgaaaatatgtaatttacgagatatatttatgaaggAATATCCTGATATTGATACGACACTTATCAAAAGTAATACATTATCTGAAGAAGATAAAGCAAAAGATTATGATCATTTAAAATCTTCGGAACCTTTATATGATCTAAAAAATgctataattttaaaaaaatgtaatgcCTTTATAAATTGTGTGGATGGAATTTTCTTTGTCCACTGGGATCCCGACTCCGATGTTGGACCGCAAAGTACTACTTCGTTATTTCGTATTTTTCCCATTTCTTattcttcatattttatgagaaagcattatatataaatgttacgcctttttaaatatagcTAGTTTGTCTAGCCATATTATATGATCTTCCTATAGTGACCTAATTGTGGCATTTACAGACtgattaaataatattttttttttgtagcGGAGGAAGAATGCAATGAAAGTAATAAGATAAAAGGACATagtgaaataaaaacaacaGAAGAATATTTAGAAGCAATTCAAGAAATAATGACAACAGCTCAAGATCCAGCATGTAAAAGTTTTTGTTATCATagattaaaatatttagaaCAAAAATTTGATTTTCACATAATGTTTAATGGGCCTTtagaattaaaagaaacagcaaatataaaacatcgAGATTTTTACAACATAAGAAAGGTAGATGCACATGTACATCATTCAGCATGTATGCAACAAAAATCATTATTAAGATTTAtaagagaaaaatataatacagAACCAGATacaatagtatatataaatgaaaatggaaaaaaaataaaattaaaagaattatttgataatgaattaaaattttctgCCCATCAAGCAACAGTTGATAGTCTAGATGTTCATGCATTAGGAAATTGTTTTCATAGGTTTGATCtgtttaatgaaaaatataatccaTTTGGACAACGATTGTTAagagatatatttttaaagactgataattatatagaaGGTAAATACTTAGCAGAAATTACAAAacaagaaataaatattttagagAAATCAAAATATCAACATGTTGAATGGCGTATATCTATTTATGGTAAAGACAAAAATGAATGGGCCAAATTAGCTAAATGGGttctaaataataatttaacaaGTGTTAGAGTACGTTGGATAATTCAAATACCTAgattatatcatatttataaaaaaagaaaattaataaattcttttcaaaattttttatcaaatatatttgaacCTTGTTTTGAAGCTATAAAAAATCctgaacaaaataaagaagtctttttatttttacaacaaATAGTTGGATGGGATAGTGTAGATGATGAATCAATCATTTCAAAGTATACATTAAAAGGTGGTGTTCTTCCAACTCctgataaatatgatagTGAAAATAATCCCCCGTATtcatattatgcatattatatgtatgctAATATAAGAGCATTAAACGATTTTCTTATCGCTCGAAAATTGAGACCTTTGGCTTTTAGGtatattcttatttttcttttaactCTATATCTATAGCGATGGATGCCTTACATCTACAAATGTTTCCCTCCCTTTTTAGGCCCCATTGTGGAGAAGTCGGAAACATCAGCCATTTAGCATCTATGTTTTTACTAGCTAACAGAATAAATCATGGAATAGCTTTAAGGAAATCACCcgttcttttatatttatattatttaaaacagaTAGGATTAGCCATGTCCCCTTTATCCAATAACGCcctatttttatctatagGTAAGgagataatttaaaaaaaatatatctccCATAATTTTCCCACTATATAATCCACGATTTCATTACGGCCATTTAGACAAGCTTAGCTAGActtattacaatttttttcattttcctCACCTATTTTGTAGAGAAAAACCCGTTTAAACGCTTTTTTAAGATTGGGTTGAATGTGTCATTATCGACTGACGACCCACTGATGTTTCATTTCACTAGCGAGCCATTATTGGAAGAATATTCTGTTTGTGCAGTAAGAAAATTGTGCTAAGAAATCGATGCGTATACTTTTTTACAAGTCAATCATTACATAAATTCACatgcatatgtatgtaCATTCATATATTCGCTTTTCCTTTTGAAGCATATTTGGAGATTGACAACAGTGGATTTGAGCGAAATCGCTAGATATTCTATAATTCAAAGGTAAGGAATGCCCCGTTATATAGTGCACTTCAGTGAATTAAATGAAACGGGGCCCATTTCGAACACacaatatatatggatACATGGAATTGTttctatttatttgtagCGGATACGAGCCATCATTTAAAAGACATTGGTTGGGGGAAGGAGGAGAAAATCCATCACCCAATTTTTCAAGCAACCcagaaaaaacaaatattccCAAAACTAGAATGTATTACaggtaaaaaataagtatacataaaaattgttgtaaaacatttcaaatttttaattggaatatatattctattcctatatatatatttccacTTGTTAAtgcagaaaaaaaacatggaacgaagaaaatgaaaatatcaAAAGACTTGCTaatcattttaataaatcatagatattcctatttttataaattgatAATTTGTATTGCTCAAGTTAGTAGTTAAAAACACATGACCacattttagaaaaatttatacataaCACGAATTTGTTGTCATGCATTATTTAACAATCGATTTATAAACtctaatataaaacatttttaaaaccatatatacatgcatatGATGCATCGTTTGTCTTTTCGTACTTTCGGTTAATcttaaaatgtatatatacataaccCTCTAATATATGTGCACAAAATTGAAGACGTCgaaaatgtataattttttttttgataaggCATGCGAAATTGCTTATCCGAGTTCGAGTTTGTGCACACTAAAAaggtttataaaaaaaaaaaaattcacaaaaaattaataaaaccACCCCGATTTCAAaccatattaataaataaaaatgtaatcataatttttgtgaggaatatactttttttatgaactgTTCTACCAAAAGATAAGTTAAATCAGCAATAGTagtgtatatttatttttgctgAAATAAGCAAAGCaaagtaaaataaagtAATTATAGCGTTTTAGTGTCCtagtaaataaaacaagGGGACTATCCCCTTCTCTAACATTAAATTTTCGTCATATTTCGTCCTATTCAATTTATCGAATAGTGGTAGTGGGCTATATTGCCGATCATTATTTGTGGCGGTAGTAAGTGGcttatacattttaatcGTGCATCTTTcgtattgaaaaaaaaattataatatcatattttacaaCAAAATAAGGTATGCATAATTATAGCAATTTTTATACGTATTGATATGCTACCAGCTTACAACATTTCGCACAATTTTGTACGACAAATCAACCGCTTTGATGctttaaaaagttatatacTTTTGTTTGCTCgttatatatacactatTAGTATGACATCATTGTATatctaaataaaaagaaagtaATACCTCTTTGCTTATATATAGGAATAAGAACAAAAGGGAGAGGCTCTTTAGcaagaataaatataatagaacCAATAATTGGAtacttaataaaatatttggaaTAAATTTGAGCAccttacaaaaaaaataaaattaaaacccGTATACcccaaaatatataaatcgtTGCAtgcaaaacaaaattaaaatattcttgaatttttttaaaaaaatatattatgaaaggggattataaaatagtaagaaatagttattatatttttatattttttgatttttatatttttatatttttatatttttatatttttttattttttattttttgagtttgctatataatttttctataagACGTTTTTATAAGcacaaatattatttatctaaaattttagaaaaaaaatacaatcttttttttgtatgcatattttcttttagcATGCAAGCAAAaccttaaaaatataaatatatttaaaatcccagcccttttttatattaataataataataatatatagggTCGTGTGCGCAACTGTGTTGcaataataaatgcatCCCCCAAAGGAAGTagtgcatatttataaattcagctcttcataaaatataagtatacTATTACATTTTCATATGCTTGCAGCAGAGGatggtatatttttttgcatattaattgttatatataaagtaaatttataatactatatataaaacaaaacataacaaattattaaaaatatattattgtaaaggttataaaaatatattatatttattataggaattaaatattccatattagttataatatttattaaaaaaactaataattatataactacaccattatatatttttatatgtcaaactatattttaattataaatgataatcaTTTACGGTTGAcgatttatattattatttctctttatattattacatatattttttttttcattataaatatgtataaataaaaatttgaaaaagaatGGTGATAgcattaattaaataactatcaataaatatatgagtAAAcccatttttcattttagaAAAGCATCTCATCATTCTatacttattattttattatatttattttatatagtatataGCTCATCAACCGTAGTAATCCGTATGTATAGTATATGCTTATTAATacataacatatatatatgtatactgtttttattttattttttatgtttaaattataagtaAATACTGTACTGCATATTTAACTGTTCAAATTTTGTTTGAATTGGATAATGCTATATATTCTATATCATATACTAAGCAAGTATAATCTTTCATCGcttgtttataaataagtTTATTTCTCTATATGTATAGAACTTATTCATCTAAGCAATACATCGTCATTTCATGCATATAGTATTACTTATATcattgcatattttataattatggtACTTGTGATAACtccatgaaaaaaatatgcacatcTACCgcgtatatataataatatacatgcttctattttttgttttccaatatttttacgcctaataataaattatttatttataacataACTACATcgttatattttattactgagctttattgttttatttataatttattttatatatttatgttttgtattttttattcctcTTCCACTGAATACGAAGAGTTAAATTCTATTTTCTAATATTCATTCTATAGTTAAATGTCATTACTTTGCTTATTTATagcaatttattattaaagcgtttgtaaatatttactaGCCCCATCCATTCTTACgctcataatatattccatatatatatatagcatatacatgtttataatttctttCCCTTCGAATGGCTTAACACAATTCTATATAGAGTGACGTGTGAAACTGTTTAGGGAagcaaaaattataaaatatgaaaaacgTATTGCATTAAGACTGGGATAACAGAACTATAGTCAGTTATCTACAATTTAATAGTGCATAACTAATGTAAACATTTCCGAAATCAAACACAACAAACAAAAGAAGATCATATCTAGTCGTCAAACCAAAGACGAATTGAATAATAAGATGAGTAATGCACCTTTTGGTAATTATGTCAATACACAAAGCAATAaagatatacaaaataacgACGCTGTTAGCAAAATTAACAATACATACATTGTAAATGACAAACCACAAAATAATTACGAACCATATAGTAATGTTAACAATTGTATAGGTATGGAGGTTaacacaaaatataaattatataaagatatatattatgaacctaaagattattatatagaaaaaaatggattggtaaataataattgtataCCTGAAAATACAATGAATAGCAGTACTTATGATTCAAACTTAATCAATCATGAAAATGGGCATCCTAATAATAGATCTTCGAGCTTTTGTGAAGTAATGCCACCTggatatgtatatacacataCCAATTCGGAAAcacaaataaatgaaaatagaaCTAACGAAATGAATCATCTTGTGCTAGATAAACATCTTAGAAATAGTGTAGATGCACAGTCTGAAAATAGTATAAGCAATCTTAGCACTgatcataataaaataaatatgggCATGGATTTACTAACACCTGATTATGGTCAGCTtgatataaaacatatgcAAAAGTTTGGAGCCCCAAACAAATATAGTTCCATAAATTACAACAATAATCAAGTTAGTCAAGTAAaccaaataaaacaatataataataatgctatacaaaataaaaacgaaCTGACCGATTCAAAAAAGAGCTTAACAAACAATAACATAcaacaattatataataatacagattatttaaattatagaaaaaatctTCCTATAGATAatggatataataaaaaaaatttcaatttctttgacataaataataatcgatttttttcaaatgacaataatatgaaaaacaaatttgatACATACTATAATGAAATGTATTATACcgaaaatttaaaagatgataatattaattttgataataaaaataatataaatataaataatatatcaagAGGAAATATTAATCATTCTATTATAGATGCATCTGGAACTAATACAATGAGATCTTCAAAAAGCTTACCTTCAAATGTATCAACAAATATGGATACTAGACATATCaattatatgaatgatATAGATagaacaaataatataccaTCAAATTtgttgaaaaattattattataatatgcatGAAGAGGATGATACATGGGATCTTCAAACGGGTCGAAATACTCCAACTACATCTCACCAATCTGCTATCAATATCtctcatcatttttatagtgCACCTAATAGTAGTAGCAATAGTAGTACAAACAATAATAGCTATGCAAACAGCCATACTAACAGTAGtagtattaatatttattctgCAGACTCTTCGGTAAT
This region of Plasmodium chabaudi chabaudi strain AS genome assembly, chromosome: 13 genomic DNA includes:
- a CDS encoding chromatin assembly factor 1 subunit B, putative is translated as MTDVIAEKNKSYDISNTYEPKYPEENEANENTKVDITHEKYIIWRRNTPFLYSSLLKHKLDWPSLTVEFIGVENSFKSKTGYFTNKILLGTHTSNQDSEYVYIGETKSPLYSAKEDVLQYENYTGFINNKKKKRGHPLPSFEIKAKLLHPGEVIRATHLPNNSFFIVTQTYNGNILLFDYTKHPSFPSDIATCYPQMILKGHGSEGSGLCWNINKIYDNNIGDSKNTKNNIKDNENDTENTNDENFGEINTSNLLLASCASDGSICLWDINKGTKSNEVPRTYGINKVGKGADYNIKIYENTPTLSPLCTWINKNEETTLNDIFFHSKFNNILGVCDDNGYMSIYDIRKKNFFTRPEISYKDHNQPMNTFSFDNFSEYIFASGYSDGLISIWDMRCNKESLLKIDYHTQSINRIKFCLMQSGIFGTCSDDGTACIWDMSRNSENYEQIKKLEDDIYNNPKKIPKQLLFVHGGHIGSVYDMSWANTTTLLAATVGVDNSLQVWNMNEQFMFQ
- a CDS encoding AMP deaminase, putative is translated as MNDQKDEGNMLDYSNSPKEGWSLFHEKIIESTRGSIKYDETQLIDSSIIDLNSSNRFSFTLSSTGIVSPEESEVAKKLLKICNLRDIFMKEYPDIDTTLIKSNTLSEEDKAKDYDHLKSSEPLYDLKNAIILKKCNAFINCVDGIFFVHWDPDSDVGPQTEEECNESNKIKGHSEIKTTEEYLEAIQEIMTTAQDPACKSFCYHRLKYLEQKFDFHIMFNGPLELKETANIKHRDFYNIRKVDAHVHHSACMQQKSLLRFIREKYNTEPDTIVYINENGKKIKLKELFDNELKFSAHQATVDSLDVHALGNCFHRFDLFNEKYNPFGQRLLRDIFLKTDNYIEGKYLAEITKQEINILEKSKYQHVEWRISIYGKDKNEWAKLAKWVLNNNLTSVRVRWIIQIPRLYHIYKKRKLINSFQNFLSNIFEPCFEAIKNPEQNKEVFLFLQQIVGWDSVDDESIISKYTLKGGVLPTPDKYDSENNPPYSYYAYYMYANIRALNDFLIARKLRPLAFRPHCGEVGNISHLASMFLLANRINHGIALRKSPVLLYLYYLKQIGLAMSPLSNNALFLSIEKNPFKRFFKIGLNVSLSTDDPLMFHFTSEPLLEEYSVCAHIWRLTTVDLSEIARYSIIQSGYEPSFKRHWLGEGGENPSPNFSSNPEKTNIPKTRMYYRKKTWNEENENIKRLANHFNKS